One window of the Sphaerochaeta associata genome contains the following:
- a CDS encoding glycerophosphodiester phosphodiesterase has product MRVFAHRGYSGLYPENTMLAFDKAREAGCKAMELDVHLSKDGELVIIHDEMLDRTTNAKGLVCSHTLAELQAFNAGTEEQFQAIPSLDTYCRWAKQHGIFTNVEIKTNLIYYPGIEEKVLALLEKYNLIEQTLISSFNHGSVIRMRQLCESMQCAFLVGGRGLANVGSYAKNFKVEYYHPDGAFLTKAAVDECKDQGVGVNVWTIDDLGLLHKMITWNVDGVFTNHCAPVLALLGEKHA; this is encoded by the coding sequence ATGAGAGTCTTCGCACATCGGGGATACAGCGGGTTGTATCCTGAAAACACAATGTTGGCGTTCGATAAGGCACGAGAAGCTGGATGCAAGGCAATGGAACTCGATGTGCATCTCTCCAAGGACGGGGAGCTGGTCATCATCCATGATGAGATGCTAGACCGGACAACCAATGCAAAAGGTTTGGTCTGCTCCCATACTTTGGCTGAATTACAAGCTTTCAATGCCGGCACGGAGGAACAATTTCAAGCCATTCCCAGTCTTGATACGTATTGCCGGTGGGCGAAGCAACATGGGATTTTCACCAATGTAGAGATTAAGACCAATTTGATTTACTATCCTGGCATTGAAGAAAAGGTGTTGGCTTTGCTTGAGAAGTATAATTTGATTGAGCAAACCCTGATAAGTTCTTTTAATCATGGCTCTGTTATCAGGATGCGTCAACTGTGCGAAAGTATGCAGTGTGCTTTCTTAGTCGGCGGCAGGGGACTTGCCAATGTCGGCAGCTATGCAAAGAATTTCAAGGTGGAGTACTACCATCCGGATGGAGCTTTTCTCACGAAGGCTGCCGTTGACGAGTGTAAGGATCAAGGTGTCGGGGTAAATGTGTGGACGATCGATGACTTGGGGCTGTTGCATAAGATGATTACCTGGAACGTCGATGGTGTGTTCACCAATCACTGTGCTCCCGTCCTTGCTCTGCTGGGAGAAAAGCATGCATAA
- a CDS encoding carbohydrate ABC transporter permease: MTHEPLSQEQAILLNQRAIAKRKAATVLQYVFAVGVTLFMIFPLYWMFITSVKSQEEVLLALPTFWPKEWHFENYSNVLSRANFSKYYYNTIVMTAGILFSQVVTGVLAAYGFSKGRFKGQKILFLLVLGALMIPLQVTFIPLYIMFANWKLTDTFLGLILPEMVSPYYIFMMRQAFLTVDDSYIEAAKLDGMGRLGIITRVLVPMCKSTLITITLVTFTNGWNSYFWPKIIAKNETRRVLTVGLVHLRNTFAGLDTMNNHEIMAGAVLAVLPVIVLFFIFQKYMLTGYEKTAMK; this comes from the coding sequence ATGACGCATGAACCTCTTTCCCAAGAGCAGGCGATTTTGCTCAACCAAAGGGCGATTGCGAAACGCAAAGCAGCAACCGTCCTTCAATATGTGTTTGCTGTCGGTGTTACTCTCTTTATGATTTTCCCGCTCTACTGGATGTTCATTACCAGCGTAAAGTCACAGGAAGAGGTTTTGCTTGCACTGCCTACATTCTGGCCCAAGGAGTGGCATTTCGAGAATTACAGTAACGTACTCAGCCGGGCAAATTTCAGCAAGTACTACTATAACACCATTGTGATGACGGCAGGCATTCTGTTCAGCCAGGTGGTAACGGGAGTATTGGCTGCTTATGGGTTCTCAAAGGGCCGATTCAAGGGGCAGAAGATTTTGTTTCTTCTCGTTCTCGGAGCTTTGATGATTCCTCTGCAGGTTACCTTCATCCCCTTGTACATAATGTTCGCCAATTGGAAATTAACCGATACCTTTTTGGGCCTTATTCTTCCCGAGATGGTCAGCCCGTACTACATCTTCATGATGCGTCAGGCTTTTCTTACGGTTGATGATTCTTATATCGAGGCGGCTAAGCTCGACGGCATGGGAAGACTTGGTATTATCACCCGTGTTTTGGTTCCGATGTGCAAGTCCACCTTGATTACCATTACCTTGGTTACGTTCACGAATGGCTGGAACTCGTATTTCTGGCCGAAGATCATAGCCAAGAATGAAACAAGAAGGGTGTTGACGGTTGGTCTGGTTCATCTGCGCAACACATTCGCAGGACTCGATACGATGAATAATCATGAGATCATGGCTGGTGCCGTGCTCGCAGTTCTTCCCGTAATTGTCCTGTTCTTCATTTTCCAAAAGTATATGCTTACCGGTTATGAAAAAACCGCAATGAAATAA
- a CDS encoding carbohydrate ABC transporter permease, with protein MKQQKSLHRRIQEGKDLGTVLPALLFLGIFVYYPVVQVIRISFTNWNLINDNYSYVGMKNWIWLFQGSGTKYLLNSLKVTALYTLGELAITIIGGMMFAIILNRITTSFSIMRALVFLPKYVAMSSAAVVFIWILNTQNGILNYFLEQIGQNRVNWLGDKNRALGSILMLTGWRTVGYGMMIYIASMRGISKNYYEAASIDGASKFVQFTRITLPLLSPTTLFLFVTTFISAMKVFQSVDVLTGGGPYRSTEVIVFMIYKYAMEDFRMDRASTIAVFFFVVLLAITAATMRISNKRVNYDA; from the coding sequence ATGAAACAGCAAAAATCCTTGCATAGACGAATACAGGAAGGTAAAGATTTAGGAACGGTATTACCTGCGTTGTTGTTCCTGGGTATATTTGTCTACTATCCGGTAGTACAGGTGATACGCATCAGTTTCACCAACTGGAATCTCATCAACGACAATTATTCGTATGTCGGGATGAAAAATTGGATCTGGCTGTTCCAAGGGTCAGGTACAAAATATCTGCTCAATTCACTGAAAGTAACAGCCTTATATACCCTTGGGGAGCTTGCCATCACCATAATCGGTGGCATGATGTTCGCAATCATACTCAATCGGATCACCACGAGTTTTTCAATAATGCGCGCTTTGGTCTTCTTACCAAAATATGTGGCCATGTCCAGCGCCGCTGTCGTATTCATTTGGATACTCAATACCCAAAACGGTATTTTAAACTATTTTTTGGAACAGATAGGGCAGAACCGGGTCAATTGGCTTGGTGATAAGAATAGGGCCCTGGGCTCCATTCTTATGCTGACAGGTTGGAGAACCGTCGGCTATGGCATGATGATATACATAGCATCGATGCGGGGTATCAGCAAGAACTACTACGAAGCAGCTTCCATTGATGGTGCGAGTAAGTTTGTACAGTTCACCCGAATCACGTTGCCGCTTCTTTCGCCGACAACGTTGTTCCTCTTTGTCACAACATTTATTTCAGCGATGAAGGTATTCCAATCGGTTGACGTCTTGACCGGAGGCGGTCCCTATAGGTCCACTGAAGTGATTGTGTTCATGATCTACAAATATGCAATGGAAGACTTCAGAATGGATCGTGCTTCCACCATTGCAGTATTCTTCTTCGTCGTCCTGCTTGCAATTACCGCAGCCACGATGAGGATTTCAAACAAGAGGGTGAATTATGACGCATGA
- a CDS encoding extracellular solute-binding protein, protein MKRFVLLSATLLLVMGMVFAGGAAETKAAPAAPAVSYEVTEPITIEWWHALEQQYWPLVDEIVGGFNTTHPLIKVEAKYIGNYTTLNETLVAAHAAGTGLPALSAANTPYVAEYGKGGLTENLTPYIKATGYDIDDFGSGMITATSYEGKQVTVPFLISTQVMYYNKTMADKEGIVIPAKIDDMEAFLAKATKKAADGTTTRWATIIPGWDQWYFETFYLNSGVKIVNDDRISTDLAGPAATALTKKFQDWVNKGYTYWASGTSASSNMRQNFIDQKAFSVIHTSSLYNTYVNLVKDFEVGMAWLPAGDTKISEIGGSVLLIPAKNDQKTKNAAWAFLQYLIGKDVNMKWADGTGYIPTRNSVLTSSEGQEFLNRKPAFKAIFDNLDEINPRIQHPGWNQLATIWKSYLDQIMIEGVDVDSHLTMMAEEINEVLEDSE, encoded by the coding sequence ATGAAAAGATTTGTACTTTTGTCGGCAACCTTGCTTCTCGTAATGGGCATGGTGTTTGCAGGAGGCGCTGCAGAAACAAAGGCAGCACCCGCTGCTCCAGCTGTTTCGTATGAAGTAACCGAACCGATTACCATTGAATGGTGGCATGCACTGGAACAGCAGTATTGGCCGTTGGTTGATGAGATTGTTGGTGGATTCAACACCACCCATCCCTTGATCAAAGTCGAAGCCAAGTACATCGGCAACTACACAACACTCAATGAGACGTTGGTTGCGGCCCATGCAGCAGGTACCGGCCTTCCTGCCCTCAGTGCAGCAAATACTCCGTATGTAGCAGAGTATGGCAAGGGTGGTTTGACTGAGAATTTGACTCCATACATCAAGGCTACCGGTTACGATATCGATGATTTCGGTTCTGGTATGATTACTGCCACCAGCTATGAGGGCAAGCAGGTCACCGTTCCGTTCCTCATCTCAACCCAGGTCATGTACTACAACAAGACCATGGCTGATAAGGAAGGAATCGTCATTCCTGCCAAAATCGATGACATGGAAGCATTCCTTGCAAAGGCTACCAAGAAAGCAGCCGACGGCACAACCACCCGCTGGGCCACCATCATTCCTGGTTGGGACCAGTGGTATTTCGAGACCTTCTATCTCAACAGCGGTGTAAAGATTGTGAACGATGATCGTATCAGCACAGATCTTGCCGGTCCTGCTGCAACCGCTCTTACCAAGAAGTTCCAGGATTGGGTCAACAAGGGTTACACCTACTGGGCTTCAGGTACCAGTGCTTCTTCCAACATGAGACAGAATTTCATCGACCAGAAGGCTTTCTCCGTCATTCACACCAGCTCGCTGTATAACACCTATGTCAATTTGGTGAAGGACTTTGAAGTTGGAATGGCATGGCTTCCTGCGGGCGATACCAAAATCAGTGAGATCGGCGGCAGCGTCCTGCTCATCCCTGCAAAGAACGACCAGAAAACCAAGAATGCCGCATGGGCTTTCCTGCAGTACCTGATCGGAAAGGATGTCAACATGAAGTGGGCTGATGGAACGGGTTATATTCCGACCAGAAACTCCGTGCTCACCTCGAGCGAAGGTCAGGAGTTCCTGAACAGGAAGCCTGCTTTCAAGGCAATCTTCGATAATCTCGATGAGATCAATCCCCGCATTCAGCATCCGGGTTGGAACCAGTTGGCTACCATCTGGAAATCCTACCTCGACCAGATTATGATTGAAGGAGTTGATGTAGACAGTCACCTGACGATGATGGCTGAAGAGATCAACGAAGTCCTCGAAGACTCTGAATAG
- a CDS encoding DUF624 domain-containing protein, which translates to MILSIFINEKRGISVDIQTIFDPDNAVWSFLMKLYSLALAGLLWFICSLPIITLGPATIALFTYCFALLDGRESYLLRTFFSTFASSFKQGIVVTIIVLAATVFLAFDAWFFLNTIPFLFFAAVALYVLLLFPSLHIFALMSVQEKTIKEHCTRAFILSITHIATTITVLVVIVLWFLSIYALPATIIFSAGPACIVVSMFLRLLYKRIGAYVIN; encoded by the coding sequence ATGATACTATCTATCTTCATCAATGAAAAGCGAGGTATATCGGTGGACATCCAGACAATCTTCGACCCTGATAACGCAGTGTGGTCCTTTCTGATGAAGCTCTACTCCCTCGCTCTGGCCGGGTTGCTCTGGTTTATCTGCAGTCTTCCCATCATCACCCTGGGACCTGCAACAATAGCTCTATTTACGTATTGTTTTGCACTCTTGGATGGTCGCGAATCATATCTGTTACGGACATTCTTCTCAACGTTTGCTTCGTCTTTCAAGCAAGGGATTGTCGTTACCATCATAGTGCTGGCCGCAACGGTATTTTTAGCCTTTGATGCGTGGTTCTTTCTTAATACGATCCCATTTCTCTTTTTTGCTGCAGTTGCTCTTTACGTATTGTTGTTGTTTCCGAGTCTACATATCTTCGCCCTCATGAGTGTGCAGGAGAAAACGATAAAGGAACATTGTACACGAGCGTTCATCCTTTCGATCACCCATATTGCCACAACCATTACTGTACTTGTAGTGATAGTACTTTGGTTTTTAAGCATATACGCTCTTCCTGCAACAATTATCTTTTCAGCAGGACCCGCTTGTATTGTGGTTTCCATGTTTCTCAGATTGTTGTATAAACGGATTGGCGCTTATGTAATTAATTAA
- a CDS encoding phosphoribosyltransferase produces MVIKEFISCDTIRDSALKLAHQMYKQDRFVPDIIYASLRGGAYMANVFSEYYKMVRIREQGRPVFYAAVVARSYGFLRSQTNVMVDGWTYSPEHLRTGDKILLVDDIFDTGKTVNALAQIIMQKGIPREDIKIVVFDYKVPLYKKEEPLPIQPDYYCRKHILNSPDDERWIHYNCHEFLGLSSQEVDEQFTDPEVREILHEVRGDQ; encoded by the coding sequence ATGGTAATCAAGGAATTCATCAGTTGTGACACAATTCGCGACAGTGCATTGAAGCTTGCGCATCAGATGTACAAACAAGACCGCTTTGTGCCCGATATTATCTACGCTTCCTTACGCGGCGGTGCATACATGGCCAACGTGTTCAGTGAATATTACAAAATGGTTCGTATCCGTGAGCAGGGAAGACCTGTCTTTTATGCTGCGGTTGTTGCCCGTTCCTATGGTTTTTTAAGAAGCCAGACAAATGTCATGGTCGATGGTTGGACCTATTCTCCCGAACATTTGCGCACCGGTGACAAGATTCTGCTTGTCGATGATATTTTTGATACCGGTAAAACGGTGAATGCCCTTGCACAGATCATTATGCAGAAAGGCATTCCCCGTGAGGATATCAAGATTGTCGTGTTCGACTACAAGGTGCCGCTCTATAAAAAGGAAGAACCGCTTCCAATCCAGCCGGATTACTACTGCAGAAAACATATTCTCAACAGTCCTGATGATGAACGATGGATTCATTACAACTGCCACGAGTTCCTTGGCTTGAGCTCGCAGGAAGTCGATGAGCAGTTCACCGATCCGGAGGTCAGGGAAATTCTCCACGAAGTCCGGGGCGATCAGTAG
- the map gene encoding type I methionyl aminopeptidase yields MIRLKTEEQIKRIRESCHLTARLMQQLSSFIEPGMSTWDIDQYCYDFITRHKGVPAFLHYEGFPATACISVNEEVIHGIPSKKTIVKEGDLVDVDLGINLDGHYSDMARTFIIGKTKDEYRKLCEVTEQCLVLGIEAASAKNARIQDIGAAVYKHATKHGYGVVRDYCGHGVGLDVHEEPEIPNYTSSYLPNPRLREGMVLAIEPMINLGTHKVKVLANDWTVVTLDGLPSAHFEDTVACTQNGLEILTVV; encoded by the coding sequence ATGATACGTTTGAAGACTGAAGAACAGATCAAAAGGATTCGCGAATCGTGTCATCTGACCGCACGTTTGATGCAGCAACTTTCAAGTTTCATCGAGCCGGGAATGTCCACATGGGATATTGATCAGTATTGCTATGATTTCATAACCAGGCACAAAGGTGTTCCAGCGTTTCTCCATTATGAAGGATTTCCGGCAACCGCCTGCATTTCAGTCAATGAAGAGGTGATTCATGGTATTCCGTCCAAAAAAACCATAGTCAAGGAAGGAGATTTGGTTGACGTCGATCTGGGGATCAACCTTGATGGTCACTATTCCGATATGGCACGGACCTTCATTATCGGGAAAACCAAGGACGAGTACAGAAAACTATGTGAAGTCACCGAACAATGCCTGGTACTTGGAATAGAAGCGGCCTCTGCAAAAAATGCAAGAATCCAGGATATCGGCGCTGCTGTGTACAAGCACGCCACCAAGCACGGCTATGGTGTCGTTCGCGACTATTGCGGTCACGGTGTAGGGTTGGATGTGCATGAGGAGCCCGAGATACCCAACTACACATCATCGTATCTACCAAACCCCCGCCTTCGTGAAGGAATGGTTTTAGCGATCGAGCCTATGATCAATCTGGGTACCCACAAGGTGAAGGTGCTGGCCAATGATTGGACGGTAGTCACCCTTGATGGGTTGCCATCTGCACATTTTGAGGATACTGTTGCGTGTACACAAAATGGGCTGGAAATCTTAACAGTAGTCTGA
- the nusB gene encoding transcription antitermination factor NusB produces the protein MKTRHKARELALQTLYAMDFNKELDILHIPAIFSGNTEEEYEQLEEEVKLYGMYLVRGTLENLVEIDELISKYSLNRPLERIDIVDRNVLRMSVFCLRYGDIHPHIIIDEAVKLSQDFSTEVNYKFINGILDTMQKQLFPVKEHIRHDTFED, from the coding sequence ATGAAAACGAGACATAAAGCACGAGAATTGGCACTGCAGACACTGTACGCCATGGATTTCAACAAGGAACTCGACATTCTCCACATTCCCGCCATATTCAGCGGGAATACGGAGGAAGAGTATGAGCAGCTTGAGGAAGAGGTTAAACTGTACGGCATGTACCTGGTTCGCGGGACGCTGGAGAACCTCGTCGAGATAGATGAACTCATCAGTAAATACTCTCTGAACAGGCCTCTGGAGCGTATCGACATCGTCGATCGCAATGTGTTGCGGATGAGTGTATTCTGCCTGCGTTACGGGGATATCCATCCACACATCATCATCGATGAAGCTGTAAAGCTCAGCCAGGATTTTTCAACAGAAGTGAATTATAAGTTCATCAACGGAATTCTTGATACAATGCAAAAACAGCTGTTTCCCGTGAAGGAGCATATCAGGCATGATACGTTTGAAGACTGA
- a CDS encoding peptidylprolyl isomerase yields MKRRAIVIAVMLLVGFHLVAATIGAPAATVRLTKTTPISMAELDAEVAEYQQSAKTAGQDPSTIDPLQVLNLLINNELFRQGAARDGVKITDSMIDSAYASQKANLEASYGQNISDEQFSEVIKNNFGSVEAYRKMVGEQLMVDSYVRLKKADVLNKPVSITDTEINSFYRKNRTQFVSPETVKLSHIYIPFSADQATNDKNKATLDEVAAKIKAGTMTFEKAVVDYSQDAQSKNKAGDIGWLTMDNTDAQAGLGDAFFDVAFTTDVGTTSPVVTSLTGYHILKVLAYNETKILGLDEPISPNTTSTIRDYIRSELTSAKQQETYYQAINGLVDDLRKSATVNILYKK; encoded by the coding sequence ATGAAACGTAGAGCAATTGTTATCGCAGTCATGCTGCTTGTCGGTTTTCACCTTGTTGCCGCCACTATCGGAGCACCTGCTGCAACCGTCAGACTTACGAAAACCACCCCGATCAGCATGGCTGAGCTTGATGCCGAAGTTGCTGAATATCAACAGAGTGCAAAAACGGCAGGACAGGATCCCTCCACCATCGATCCCCTGCAGGTTTTAAACCTTCTTATAAACAATGAACTCTTCCGTCAAGGCGCAGCCCGTGATGGAGTCAAGATTACCGATAGTATGATCGATAGCGCGTATGCTTCCCAGAAAGCAAATTTGGAAGCATCCTACGGGCAGAACATCAGCGATGAACAGTTCTCCGAGGTAATCAAGAACAACTTCGGATCGGTGGAAGCATATCGCAAGATGGTAGGTGAGCAATTGATGGTGGATTCGTATGTCAGGCTGAAGAAGGCCGATGTATTGAACAAGCCTGTTTCAATAACCGACACTGAAATCAATAGTTTTTATCGGAAGAACAGGACTCAGTTCGTAAGTCCTGAGACTGTAAAGCTCAGCCACATCTATATTCCCTTTTCCGCCGACCAGGCAACCAATGACAAGAATAAGGCGACGTTGGATGAGGTGGCGGCAAAAATCAAGGCTGGAACGATGACATTCGAAAAGGCTGTCGTCGATTATTCGCAGGATGCACAGAGTAAGAATAAAGCCGGTGATATCGGCTGGCTCACCATGGACAACACCGATGCCCAGGCCGGGCTCGGCGATGCATTCTTCGATGTTGCCTTCACAACCGATGTAGGGACCACGAGCCCGGTAGTCACCTCGCTGACCGGCTATCACATCCTCAAGGTGCTGGCGTACAATGAGACCAAGATTCTTGGACTTGATGAACCGATCAGTCCCAATACCACCAGTACGATTCGTGATTACATCAGAAGCGAACTTACTTCCGCAAAACAACAGGAGACATATTATCAGGCCATCAATGGTTTGGTTGATGATTTGCGTAAGAGCGCCACGGTGAACATCCTTTACAAGAAGTAA
- a CDS encoding flavodoxin family protein, translating to MRVCVLYAPAAKGNEKMKAIAKALSEGISAQGHQVDVLDMTLETGKIVSFYDYLIIGTESPTFFGGKIPNSVSGFLKTAGSISGKRCMAFITKGGVRSMKTLQTLMKAMEKEGMFLKKSELISKVDFAKAVGKHLQI from the coding sequence ATGCGAGTTTGTGTCCTGTATGCACCAGCTGCAAAAGGCAATGAGAAGATGAAGGCGATAGCCAAAGCGCTCAGTGAGGGGATTTCAGCCCAGGGGCACCAAGTGGACGTGCTTGATATGACCCTTGAGACGGGTAAAATCGTCTCCTTTTACGATTATCTGATTATCGGTACGGAAAGCCCGACCTTCTTTGGTGGAAAAATCCCAAACTCGGTGTCCGGCTTCCTGAAAACTGCAGGCAGTATTTCCGGTAAGCGGTGCATGGCATTTATTACCAAGGGTGGAGTACGATCGATGAAAACCTTGCAGACACTGATGAAAGCCATGGAGAAAGAGGGAATGTTCCTCAAAAAGAGCGAACTGATTTCCAAAGTTGATTTTGCCAAGGCTGTTGGCAAACATCTACAGATTTGA
- the secG gene encoding preprotein translocase subunit SecG has product MGVLSIILLVLFVIVSLLLIFLVAVQDEQSEGLGGIFGGGSNTAFGSHASSVVTKATGTLAVLFLVLALVVAFVNKTPSQDKLLDSVTTEQVQQTTDWWNASEAAAAGEVPSTN; this is encoded by the coding sequence ATGGGTGTTTTGAGCATTATTCTGTTGGTCTTATTCGTGATTGTCAGCCTGCTTTTGATCTTCCTTGTTGCAGTACAAGATGAGCAGAGTGAAGGCTTGGGTGGCATTTTTGGTGGTGGAAGCAATACCGCCTTTGGTTCACACGCAAGCAGTGTTGTAACGAAGGCCACGGGGACGCTTGCCGTACTCTTTTTGGTACTGGCTCTCGTAGTAGCCTTTGTCAACAAGACTCCGTCTCAAGACAAACTGCTCGACTCCGTAACCACTGAACAGGTACAGCAGACAACCGACTGGTGGAATGCCAGTGAAGCTGCAGCCGCTGGTGAAGTACCCAGTACCAACTAG
- the tpiA gene encoding triose-phosphate isomerase: MRKHYIAGNWKMNMTPSEGAAFAKELVSALKGSTTKVMIAPPFVTIPAVVEAVKGSSIIVAAQNMSDNLNGAFTGEVSALMLKDLGVNTVILGHSERRSLYGETDQFINKKVLLALSQEMDVDLCIGETLSEREGGKLEEVLTRQVTEGLKGVSEQQMKRITLAYEPVWAIGTGKTATPEDADAAHAFIRSLIAKLYTKGVAEELIIQYGGSVKASNAKALMSKEHIDGALVGGASLSVEQFLPIVNFDK; encoded by the coding sequence ATGAGAAAACACTATATTGCAGGCAACTGGAAAATGAATATGACCCCCAGCGAAGGCGCCGCCTTCGCCAAGGAGTTGGTAAGCGCACTGAAAGGCTCGACGACGAAGGTCATGATCGCTCCTCCGTTTGTGACTATTCCTGCTGTTGTTGAGGCCGTGAAAGGCTCTTCGATTATTGTCGCCGCCCAGAATATGAGCGACAATCTCAACGGTGCATTTACCGGTGAAGTGAGCGCACTGATGCTCAAGGACCTTGGCGTGAATACCGTCATTCTTGGCCACAGTGAAAGAAGATCCTTGTACGGGGAGACCGACCAGTTCATCAATAAAAAAGTGTTGTTGGCGCTTTCTCAGGAGATGGATGTGGATCTGTGCATCGGTGAGACGCTTTCTGAACGAGAGGGTGGTAAACTTGAGGAAGTCTTGACCAGACAGGTTACTGAAGGACTCAAGGGTGTATCCGAGCAGCAGATGAAGCGAATCACCTTGGCCTATGAGCCGGTTTGGGCTATTGGAACCGGGAAGACCGCAACTCCCGAGGATGCTGATGCAGCTCATGCTTTTATCCGCTCTCTTATTGCAAAACTCTATACAAAGGGTGTTGCAGAAGAGCTCATTATACAGTATGGTGGTTCAGTGAAGGCTTCGAATGCGAAAGCCTTGATGTCCAAGGAACATATCGATGGTGCATTGGTGGGTGGGGCTTCACTTTCTGTGGAGCAATTTCTTCCGATTGTCAACTTCGATAAGTAA
- a CDS encoding phosphoglycerate kinase, translating to MILNTIRECDFSNKKALVRVDFNVPLKDGVVTDDTRIQAALPTINYLLEKGASVVVMSHFGRPKGKKNPEFSMAPIAKRFSELLGKPVVLAKDVIGSEVAAQVAALNKGDVLLLENVRFYAEEEANDPEFAKSLAAFGDVYVNDAFGTAHRAHASTEGVAHYLPSYAGFLIEKEVKFMAPLLENPDKPFVAIIGGSKVSSKISVLESLVRTCNTIVIGGGMAYTFLAVQGHSIGKSLVEEDYKETAASFLAKAKEKGVQVILPVDHLCGEEFKEDTAVIKVDSADIPQNLIGMDIGPKTVELIVAAVTKAKSVVWNGPMGVFEFNSFANGTLTVAKALAQSSATTVVGGGDSVAAINKFDLADKISHVSTGGGASLEFLEGQVLPGIKALEK from the coding sequence ATGATTCTTAATACTATTCGGGAGTGTGATTTCTCCAACAAGAAAGCCTTGGTACGTGTAGATTTCAATGTGCCGTTGAAGGATGGAGTGGTAACAGATGATACCCGTATCCAGGCAGCTCTTCCTACGATCAACTATTTGCTCGAGAAGGGCGCCTCGGTGGTGGTGATGAGCCATTTCGGAAGACCCAAGGGAAAGAAGAACCCTGAATTCTCCATGGCCCCCATTGCTAAACGCTTTTCTGAACTTCTGGGTAAACCCGTGGTGCTTGCCAAGGATGTTATTGGCAGTGAAGTCGCCGCTCAGGTCGCCGCTTTGAATAAGGGTGATGTACTGTTGCTTGAGAATGTCCGCTTCTATGCAGAAGAGGAAGCAAACGATCCTGAATTTGCAAAGAGTCTGGCCGCTTTTGGTGATGTCTATGTCAACGATGCTTTCGGCACCGCCCACCGTGCACATGCCTCTACTGAAGGAGTTGCACACTACCTGCCTTCCTATGCCGGTTTCCTGATCGAAAAGGAAGTCAAGTTCATGGCTCCGCTGCTTGAGAATCCCGACAAGCCGTTTGTGGCGATAATCGGAGGTTCAAAGGTCTCCAGTAAGATCAGCGTGCTTGAGAGTTTGGTCCGAACCTGCAATACCATTGTAATCGGTGGGGGTATGGCATATACGTTCCTTGCCGTCCAAGGTCACAGCATCGGCAAGAGTTTGGTTGAAGAGGACTACAAGGAGACTGCAGCCTCCTTCCTTGCGAAAGCAAAGGAGAAAGGTGTACAGGTCATTCTTCCTGTTGACCATCTCTGCGGTGAAGAGTTCAAGGAAGATACTGCTGTAATCAAGGTTGACAGCGCCGACATCCCCCAAAACTTGATCGGCATGGATATCGGGCCGAAAACCGTCGAGCTAATAGTTGCTGCGGTAACAAAGGCTAAGAGTGTTGTGTGGAACGGTCCAATGGGTGTGTTTGAGTTCAACTCGTTTGCCAACGGGACGCTTACCGTTGCAAAAGCTCTTGCGCAAAGCAGTGCAACAACCGTTGTAGGTGGAGGCGACTCAGTGGCAGCCATCAACAAATTCGATCTCGCAGATAAAATCAGCCACGTCAGTACCGGCGGTGGCGCCTCCCTCGAGTTCCTCGAAGGCCAGGTGCTTCCTGGTATCAAGGCTTTGGAGAAATAA